From the Bremerella alba genome, one window contains:
- a CDS encoding ThiF family adenylyltransferase produces MTDPNQEPFARYARQTSYARFGREGQEKLAQSTALVVGLGALGSVIANTLARSGVGTLRIVDRDFIEWNNLQRQVIYTEEDVRQRLPKAIAAKNHLAAANADIRIEAEITDVDHRNIRQLCDGVDVIVDGTDNFEIRFLLNDASLELGIPWVYGGCIGAEGQTMTIVPGETPCLRCVVPESPPPGTTPTCDTAGILAPIIGVIASIESMEAIKILSGHTQQVSRALTVFDLWENRIRPVKLDGLKDNTDCPACGRREFEWLAGKKGSQSAVLCGRDAVQLSFVENEMIDLTAFAEKLKPLGTIEVNPYLLRANIGEHAFTLFGDGRCIVHGTSDPVVARSLHARYIGT; encoded by the coding sequence ATGACAGATCCCAATCAAGAACCTTTTGCTCGGTACGCTCGCCAGACAAGCTATGCTCGCTTCGGTCGTGAGGGACAAGAGAAGCTTGCTCAGTCGACAGCCCTAGTGGTAGGCCTGGGTGCGCTTGGTTCGGTGATTGCCAACACATTGGCTCGCAGCGGCGTGGGAACGCTAAGAATTGTCGATCGCGACTTCATCGAATGGAACAATCTTCAACGGCAGGTCATTTACACCGAAGAAGATGTTCGCCAGCGTTTGCCCAAGGCCATCGCGGCTAAGAATCACTTGGCTGCAGCCAATGCTGACATTCGCATCGAGGCTGAAATCACCGACGTCGATCATCGCAACATTCGTCAGCTTTGCGACGGCGTCGATGTGATTGTCGACGGGACCGATAACTTCGAGATCCGTTTTCTGCTCAACGATGCCTCGCTAGAGCTTGGTATCCCCTGGGTGTATGGGGGATGCATTGGCGCCGAAGGCCAGACCATGACTATCGTTCCGGGAGAAACACCGTGTCTGCGGTGCGTTGTGCCGGAATCACCTCCCCCAGGCACCACACCGACGTGCGACACGGCTGGCATCCTTGCCCCAATCATCGGCGTCATCGCTTCGATTGAAAGCATGGAAGCGATCAAAATTCTTAGCGGTCATACACAGCAAGTCAGCCGAGCGTTGACCGTGTTCGATCTGTGGGAGAATCGTATTCGGCCGGTGAAACTGGATGGCCTAAAAGACAACACCGATTGTCCGGCATGTGGTCGTCGAGAATTCGAATGGCTTGCGGGGAAAAAGGGAAGTCAATCTGCAGTGCTATGTGGGAGAGATGCGGTTCAATTAAGTTTTGTCGAAAACGAAATGATCGACCTCACTGCATTTGCCGAAAAATTGAAGCCGCTGGGAACGATCGAAGTAAACCCTTACTTGCTACGAGCAAACATTGGCGAGCATGCGTTTACGCTCTTTGGTGACGGACGCTGCATAGTCCATGGGACAAGTGACCCTGTCGTAGCGCGTTCGCTTCATGCACGCTATATCGGAACCTGA